In the genome of Zobellia nedashkovskayae, the window GGTTGAATAATTTTGAACCCGGAACAAAATGACAACCTTCATTTTACTATTTCAACTACTTATTTTTAGTTTCAAATGCTTTTTTAAAAATCGGCTATAAAAAAATAGGTTATTAACCTTAGTACCATAAAACACTGGTAAAAATACAGTTTCGTATACGAAATTATTTTTCGTGATTAAGTCCTTTTTTAGTTGAACGAACTAACGACCTTAATTAAAAATTTGGTCAAAGGTGTAGATGTCATCTAATCTCACTCCTTTTTCGGTTTGCTTAAGAGTACCTAGCTGATTGTGTGCATCATGCTCAAAAAACAAAAGGTATTCTTCTTGAACAGCTTTATTTAGAAACAATTCTTTTTCTGCAAGGGTTAAAAGTGGCCTGGTATCATAACCCATCACATACGGTAAAGGAATATGTCCTACGGTAGGTAATAAATCAGCCATAAACACCAATTGTTTTCCTTTATACGAAATCTGGGGTAGCATCTGCTTGTCCGTATGGCCATCTACAAAGTGAAAGCCAAAACCTAATTCTGATTCACTCTGGAACTTGTCAGATGTTCTTTCAATGAATTTCAGCTGTCCGCTTTCTTGCATCGGTAGAAGATTTTCCTTTAAAAAGGAAGCTTTTTCACGTGCATTGGGTTCCGTAGCCCATTTCCAATGGTCTTCGTTTGTCCAGAACACAGCATTTTTAAAAGCGGGCTCATAGCCCGTTCTGTCTTTGTTCCATTGAATGCATCCTCCGCAATGGTCAAAATGCAGATGTGTTAAGAAGACATCGGTAATATCATCCCGATGAAAACCCAATTTCTTTAGAGAGCTATCAATAGAATGGTTTCCCCAAAGGTTGTAATAGCCAAAAAATTTATCGGACTGTTTGTTGCCCATTCCTGTGTCAATCAAAATTAGTCTATTACCATCTTCAATAAGTAAGCTGCGAGCAGCAATATCTATTTGATTGTTGGCATCTGCGGGGTTCGTATGTTGCCAAATGGCTTTTGGTACTACGCCGAACATAGCACCACCATCTAGTTTAAAATTTCCTGTTTCTATGGGGTATAGTTCCATCTAGATATATTGAGAATAACAAAGTATTAAAAGCGCTATAGATATTTGAACCATTGGCATTTTATTGGGTTTTATTTAACAAGTACAGATCGATTTTTGTTGTTTTTTAGCCATTGCTCTTGATTCACTTTTGTAGCGAGAATAAGTTGAGTTTTTACGAAAAAACTGACTTTGAGTTTATGTGATTTTTAATTTGGAAATCTATGGAAGAATTTTTAAATCATTTGGGTGAACACTTCAGGTTACCACTGGACAATCCCGTTTTAATATTTTCCCTAATTCTTTTTATCATACTTCTGGCGCCCATTTTGCTGAGCAAAATTCGTGTACCCGGAATTATTGGCCTCATTCTATCGGGCATTATTATAGGACCTCACGGGTTACAGTTATTGGAAGAAGGACTCTTTGTACAAGTCTTTTCTACTATTGGTCTTTTATATATTATGTTCATAGCAGGACTTGAATTAGATATTAACGAATTCAGGGCGTACAGAAACAAAAGTTTACTTTTTGGCCTTCTAACCTTTAGTATTCCTTTGATTGTAGGTTTTCCGGTTTGCCATTATATTTTAGGGTATGGTGTGGATGCCAGTTTTTTAACCGCGAGTATGTTTTCCACACATACCTTGGTGACTTACCCTATAGTGAGTAGGATTGGGGTTTCTAAGAATCAGGCTGTGGCCATAACAGTAGGCGGGACGATATTGACAGACACTGCCGTTCTGCTAATCTTAGCGGTTATTATGGGGTCTCATGAAGGTAACTTAGGTTTAGGTTTCTGGGTTAAGATGATTGTTTCCCTCATTGTCTTTTCATTGATAATGTTCAAGGTGGTACCAAAAGTAGCCGCTTGGTTCTTTCAGAAAATGCAGACCGAAAAACACTCGCATTACATTTTTGTGTTAGCTATTATTTTCTTTGCTGCTTTTCTAGCCGAAGTTGCAGGTTTTGAACCCATAATAGGTGCATTCGTATCAGGTTTAGCATTAAATAGGCTTATACCGCACTCATCCGCACTTATGAATCGCATAGAGTTTATTGGCAACTCACTTTTTATCCCTTTTTTCCTGATTAGCGTTGGCATGTTAGTAGATATAAAGGTGATTCTTAGCGGTCCCATGGCACTTATTATTGCTGCAACATTAACGGTAGTTTCAATTTTTGGGAAATGGCTAGCTGCTTTTGTAACGCAAGTGGTGTATAAATACTCTGTTAACCAACGCAATTTG includes:
- a CDS encoding cation:proton antiporter, with amino-acid sequence MEEFLNHLGEHFRLPLDNPVLIFSLILFIILLAPILLSKIRVPGIIGLILSGIIIGPHGLQLLEEGLFVQVFSTIGLLYIMFIAGLELDINEFRAYRNKSLLFGLLTFSIPLIVGFPVCHYILGYGVDASFLTASMFSTHTLVTYPIVSRIGVSKNQAVAITVGGTILTDTAVLLILAVIMGSHEGNLGLGFWVKMIVSLIVFSLIMFKVVPKVAAWFFQKMQTEKHSHYIFVLAIIFFAAFLAEVAGFEPIIGAFVSGLALNRLIPHSSALMNRIEFIGNSLFIPFFLISVGMLVDIKVILSGPMALIIAATLTVVSIFGKWLAAFVTQVVYKYSVNQRNLIFGLSSAHAAATLAVILVGYKAKILDSNILNGTVILILFTCIIASFVTEKAAKRIVVDSEAEEFDEESMTTVFKNEHILMPIANPANMDKALEFAILIKDKKSTHPITILTVVPNNIQAERNIMKSKERLELLVKEATASETVANLAATIDLNPAAGIVRTARETMVDTIIMGWPENTGFIEKLVGEKMDSVLNQTDKLLFICHFHVPLTNHRRILLAVPKLAEREKGFKQWVDKIVLLASEISVPIVLYCNDDTEKYIKEYLTSRKIKLSLTFNNLTNWDDFLIISKEIQVNDLFILVSARKGSVSHIGALDNIPKKIEGYFNSYSRIIIYP
- a CDS encoding MBL fold metallo-hydrolase — encoded protein: MELYPIETGNFKLDGGAMFGVVPKAIWQHTNPADANNQIDIAARSLLIEDGNRLILIDTGMGNKQSDKFFGYYNLWGNHSIDSSLKKLGFHRDDITDVFLTHLHFDHCGGCIQWNKDRTGYEPAFKNAVFWTNEDHWKWATEPNAREKASFLKENLLPMQESGQLKFIERTSDKFQSESELGFGFHFVDGHTDKQMLPQISYKGKQLVFMADLLPTVGHIPLPYVMGYDTRPLLTLAEKELFLNKAVQEEYLLFFEHDAHNQLGTLKQTEKGVRLDDIYTFDQIFN